In the genome of Monodelphis domestica isolate mMonDom1 chromosome 2, mMonDom1.pri, whole genome shotgun sequence, one region contains:
- the HGS gene encoding hepatocyte growth factor-regulated tyrosine kinase substrate isoform X3: MGRGSGTFERLLDKATSQLLLETDWESILQICDMIRQGDTQAKYAVSSIKKKVNDKNPHVALYALEVMESVVKNCGQTVHDEVANKQTMEELKELLKRQVEVNVRNKILYLIQAWAHAFRNEPKYKVVQDTYQIMKVEGHVFPEFKESDAMFAAERAPDWVDAEECHRCRVQFGVMTRKHHCRACGQIFCGKCSSKCSTIPKFGIEKEVRVCEPCYELLNKKAEGKANTTTELPPEYLTSPLSQQSQLPPKRDETALQEEEELQLAIALSQSEAEEKERMRQKTTYTMYPKAEPTPVTSSAPPASTLYSSPVNSSAPLAEDIDPELARYLNRNYWEKKQEEVQKSPTPSAPAQLADSVPQPTEGHTTPVNMLEQQYQNGESEENHEQFLKALQNAVTTFVNRMKSNHMRGRSITNDSAVLSLFQSINNMHPQLLELLNQLDERRLYYEGLQDKLAQIRDARGALNALREEHREKLRRAAEEAERQRQIQLAQKLEIMRQKKQEYLEMQRQLAIQRLQEQEKERQMRLEQQKQTIQMRAQMPAFSLPYAQLQAMPPAGGVIYQPSGPTNFPGTFSPAGSVEGSPMHTVYMNQPAQAGSGPYPSMPVAGTDPNMVSAYMYQAGAGGGQATQQGQPVPTTNPAYSSYQPTPTQGYQNVASQAPQSLPPISQPPQSSTMGYMGNQSVSMGYQPYSMQNLMTTLPGQDPAMPPQQPYLSGQQPMYQQLAPPGGPLQQQPPVPPQPPSQGQPAPGSGEAQLISFD, from the exons ATGGGGAGAGGTAGCGGCACCTTCGAGCGTCTCCTAG ACAAAGCTACCAGTCAACTCTTGCTAGAGACAGATTGGGAGTCTATCCTTCAGATCTGTGACATGATCCGTCAGGGAGATACTCA AGCAAAATATGCTGTAAGTTCCATCAAGAAAAAAGTCAATGACAAGAATCCACATGTGGCCCTTTATGCCCTAGAG GTTATGGAATCTGTTGTCAAGAACTGTGGTCAGACAGTTCATGATGAGGTTGCTAACAAGCAAACAATGGAAGAGCTGAAAGAGTTGCTCAAG AGACAAGTGGAAGTAAATGTCCGTAACAAAATCCTCTACCTGATCCAGGCGTGGGCTCATGCATTCCGAAATGAGCCCAAGTATAAGGTAGTGCAGGACACTTACCAGATCATGAAGGTGGAAG GTCATGTCTTCCCAGAATTCAAGGAGAGTGATGCCATGTTTGCTGCAGAAAGG GCTCCTGATTGGGTTGATGCTGAAGAATGTCACAGATGCAGAGTGCAATTTGGGGTGATGACACGTAAA CATCACTGCCGGGCATGTGGACAGATCTTTTGTGGGAAATGTTCCTCTAAGTGCTCCACCATTCCCAAGTTTGGCATTGAGAAGGAAGTACGTGTGTGTGAGCCCTGCTATGAACTGCTGAACAA GAAGGCCGAAGGTAAAGCTAACACTACAACAGAGCTGCCTCCGGAGTACCTGACTAGCCCTCTGTCCCAGCAGTCTCAG TTGCCTCCCAAGAGAGATGAGACAGCTCTGCAGGAGGAAGAAGAGCTGCAGCTGGCCATCGCATTGTCACAGTCAGAGGCTGAGGAAAAAGAGAGGATG AGGCAAAAGACAACATATACCATGTATCCAAAGGCAGAGCCCACCCCTGTGACCTCATCTGCACCCCCTGCTAGCACCCTGTATTCTTCTCCTGTG AATTCATCCGCCCCCTTGGCTGAGGATATTGATCCTGAG CTTGCTCGGTACCTCAACCGGAACTATTGGgagaaaaagcaagaagaagtTCAAAAGAGCCCCACACCATCAGCCCCTGCTCAGCTGGCAGATTCTGTTCCACAGCCTACAGAGGGACACACCACCCCAGTAAACATGCTAGAG CAGCAGTACCAGAACGGGGAGTCCGAGGAAAACCATGAGCAATTCCTGAAGGCCCTACAGAATGCTGTCACCACTTTTGTTAACCGCATGAAGAGCAACCACATGAGGGGACGAAGCATCACCAATGACTCGGCTGTGCTCTCCCTCTTCCAGTCTATAAATAACATGCATCCTCAGCTGCTGGAGCTGCTCAACCAGCTGGATGAGCGAAGGT TGTATTATGAGGGACTCCAAGATAAGCTGGCCCAGATCCGAGATGCTCGGGGAGCGCTCAATGCCCTTCGAGAGGAGCACCGGGAGAAACTGCGCCGGGCAGCTGAAGAAGCAGAGCGTCAGCGTCAGATCCAGCTGGCCCAGAAGCTAGAAATCATGAGGCAGAAGAAGCAA GAATACCTGGAGATGCAAAGGCAACTGGCCATTCAGCGCCTACAGGAGCAGGAAAAGGAGCGGCAGATGCGCCTGGAACAACAGAAGCAAACAATTCAGATGCGAGCACAGATGCCAGCTTTCTCTTTGCCTTATGCCCAG cTACAGGCAATGCCCCCAGCAGGTGGAGTGATATACCAGCCTTCTGGCCCTACAAATTTCCCTGGTACTTTTAGCCCAGCAGGCTCAGTGGAGGGCTCCCCTATGCACACAGTATACATGAACCAGCCAGCACAGGCAGGCAGTGGACCCTATCCTAGCATGCCAGTGGCTGGAACAG ATCCTAATATGGTGAGCGCCTACATGTACCAAGCAGGGGCAGGTGGTGGGCAAGCAACTCAGCAAGGGCAGCCTGTGCCCACCACAAATCCAGCCTATTCTTCCTACCAGCCAACCCCCACACAAGGTTATCAG AATGTCGCTTCCCAAGCCCCACAGAGCCTTCCACCCATTTCTCAGCCTCCACAGTCCAGTACAATGGGCTATATGGGGAACCAGTCCGTTTCCATGGGATATCAGCCATACAGCATGCAG AATCTTATGACTACCCTGCCTGGCCAGGATCCAGCCATGCCACCCCAGCAACCCTACCTCTCAGGACAGCAGCCCATGTACCAACAG ttgGCACCTCCAGGAGGCCCATTGCAGCAGCAGCCACCTGTGCCTCCGCAGCCTCCATCCCAGGGCCAGCCAGCCCCAGGCAGTGGAGAGGCACAGCTCATTTCCTTTGACTGA
- the HGS gene encoding hepatocyte growth factor-regulated tyrosine kinase substrate isoform X4, whose product MGRGSGTFERLLDKATSQLLLETDWESILQICDMIRQGDTQAKYAVSSIKKKVNDKNPHVALYALEVMESVVKNCGQTVHDEVANKQTMEELKELLKRQVEVNVRNKILYLIQAWAHAFRNEPKYKVVQDTYQIMKVEGHVFPEFKESDAMFAAERAPDWVDAEECHRCRVQFGVMTRKHHCRACGQIFCGKCSSKCSTIPKFGIEKEVRVCEPCYELLNKKAEGKANTTTELPPEYLTSPLSQQSQLPPKRDETALQEEEELQLAIALSQSEAEEKERMRQKTTYTMYPKAEPTPVTSSAPPASTLYSSPVNSSAPLAEDIDPELARYLNRNYWEKKQEEVQKSPTPSAPAQLADSVPQPTEGHTTPVNMLEQYQNGESEENHEQFLKALQNAVTTFVNRMKSNHMRGRSITNDSAVLSLFQSINNMHPQLLELLNQLDERRLYYEGLQDKLAQIRDARGALNALREEHREKLRRAAEEAERQRQIQLAQKLEIMRQKKQEYLEMQRQLAIQRLQEQEKERQMRLEQQKQTIQMRAQMPAFSLPYAQLQAMPPAGGVIYQPSGPTNFPGTFSPAGSVEGSPMHTVYMNQPAQAGSGPYPSMPVAGTDPNMVSAYMYQAGAGGGQATQQGQPVPTTNPAYSSYQPTPTQGYQNVASQAPQSLPPISQPPQSSTMGYMGNQSVSMGYQPYSMQNLMTTLPGQDPAMPPQQPYLSGQQPMYQQLAPPGGPLQQQPPVPPQPPSQGQPAPGSGEAQLISFD is encoded by the exons ATGGGGAGAGGTAGCGGCACCTTCGAGCGTCTCCTAG ACAAAGCTACCAGTCAACTCTTGCTAGAGACAGATTGGGAGTCTATCCTTCAGATCTGTGACATGATCCGTCAGGGAGATACTCA AGCAAAATATGCTGTAAGTTCCATCAAGAAAAAAGTCAATGACAAGAATCCACATGTGGCCCTTTATGCCCTAGAG GTTATGGAATCTGTTGTCAAGAACTGTGGTCAGACAGTTCATGATGAGGTTGCTAACAAGCAAACAATGGAAGAGCTGAAAGAGTTGCTCAAG AGACAAGTGGAAGTAAATGTCCGTAACAAAATCCTCTACCTGATCCAGGCGTGGGCTCATGCATTCCGAAATGAGCCCAAGTATAAGGTAGTGCAGGACACTTACCAGATCATGAAGGTGGAAG GTCATGTCTTCCCAGAATTCAAGGAGAGTGATGCCATGTTTGCTGCAGAAAGG GCTCCTGATTGGGTTGATGCTGAAGAATGTCACAGATGCAGAGTGCAATTTGGGGTGATGACACGTAAA CATCACTGCCGGGCATGTGGACAGATCTTTTGTGGGAAATGTTCCTCTAAGTGCTCCACCATTCCCAAGTTTGGCATTGAGAAGGAAGTACGTGTGTGTGAGCCCTGCTATGAACTGCTGAACAA GAAGGCCGAAGGTAAAGCTAACACTACAACAGAGCTGCCTCCGGAGTACCTGACTAGCCCTCTGTCCCAGCAGTCTCAG TTGCCTCCCAAGAGAGATGAGACAGCTCTGCAGGAGGAAGAAGAGCTGCAGCTGGCCATCGCATTGTCACAGTCAGAGGCTGAGGAAAAAGAGAGGATG AGGCAAAAGACAACATATACCATGTATCCAAAGGCAGAGCCCACCCCTGTGACCTCATCTGCACCCCCTGCTAGCACCCTGTATTCTTCTCCTGTG AATTCATCCGCCCCCTTGGCTGAGGATATTGATCCTGAG CTTGCTCGGTACCTCAACCGGAACTATTGGgagaaaaagcaagaagaagtTCAAAAGAGCCCCACACCATCAGCCCCTGCTCAGCTGGCAGATTCTGTTCCACAGCCTACAGAGGGACACACCACCCCAGTAAACATGCTAGAG CAGTACCAGAACGGGGAGTCCGAGGAAAACCATGAGCAATTCCTGAAGGCCCTACAGAATGCTGTCACCACTTTTGTTAACCGCATGAAGAGCAACCACATGAGGGGACGAAGCATCACCAATGACTCGGCTGTGCTCTCCCTCTTCCAGTCTATAAATAACATGCATCCTCAGCTGCTGGAGCTGCTCAACCAGCTGGATGAGCGAAGGT TGTATTATGAGGGACTCCAAGATAAGCTGGCCCAGATCCGAGATGCTCGGGGAGCGCTCAATGCCCTTCGAGAGGAGCACCGGGAGAAACTGCGCCGGGCAGCTGAAGAAGCAGAGCGTCAGCGTCAGATCCAGCTGGCCCAGAAGCTAGAAATCATGAGGCAGAAGAAGCAA GAATACCTGGAGATGCAAAGGCAACTGGCCATTCAGCGCCTACAGGAGCAGGAAAAGGAGCGGCAGATGCGCCTGGAACAACAGAAGCAAACAATTCAGATGCGAGCACAGATGCCAGCTTTCTCTTTGCCTTATGCCCAG cTACAGGCAATGCCCCCAGCAGGTGGAGTGATATACCAGCCTTCTGGCCCTACAAATTTCCCTGGTACTTTTAGCCCAGCAGGCTCAGTGGAGGGCTCCCCTATGCACACAGTATACATGAACCAGCCAGCACAGGCAGGCAGTGGACCCTATCCTAGCATGCCAGTGGCTGGAACAG ATCCTAATATGGTGAGCGCCTACATGTACCAAGCAGGGGCAGGTGGTGGGCAAGCAACTCAGCAAGGGCAGCCTGTGCCCACCACAAATCCAGCCTATTCTTCCTACCAGCCAACCCCCACACAAGGTTATCAG AATGTCGCTTCCCAAGCCCCACAGAGCCTTCCACCCATTTCTCAGCCTCCACAGTCCAGTACAATGGGCTATATGGGGAACCAGTCCGTTTCCATGGGATATCAGCCATACAGCATGCAG AATCTTATGACTACCCTGCCTGGCCAGGATCCAGCCATGCCACCCCAGCAACCCTACCTCTCAGGACAGCAGCCCATGTACCAACAG ttgGCACCTCCAGGAGGCCCATTGCAGCAGCAGCCACCTGTGCCTCCGCAGCCTCCATCCCAGGGCCAGCCAGCCCCAGGCAGTGGAGAGGCACAGCTCATTTCCTTTGACTGA
- the HGS gene encoding hepatocyte growth factor-regulated tyrosine kinase substrate isoform X2 has protein sequence MGRGSGTFERLLDKATSQLLLETDWESILQICDMIRQGDTQAKYAVSSIKKKVNDKNPHVALYALEVMESVVKNCGQTVHDEVANKQTMEELKELLKRQVEVNVRNKILYLIQAWAHAFRNEPKYKVVQDTYQIMKVEGHVFPEFKESDAMFAAERAPDWVDAEECHRCRVQFGVMTRKHHCRACGQIFCGKCSSKCSTIPKFGIEKEVRVCEPCYELLNKKAEGKANTTTELPPEYLTSPLSQQSQLPPKRDETALQEEEELQLAIALSQSEAEEKERMRQKTTYTMYPKAEPTPVTSSAPPASTLYSSPVNSSAPLAEDIDPELARYLNRNYWEKKQEEVQKSPTPSAPAQLADSVPQPTEGHTTPVNMLETPLPETDSQPITPSGGPFSEQYQNGESEENHEQFLKALQNAVTTFVNRMKSNHMRGRSITNDSAVLSLFQSINNMHPQLLELLNQLDERRLYYEGLQDKLAQIRDARGALNALREEHREKLRRAAEEAERQRQIQLAQKLEIMRQKKQEYLEMQRQLAIQRLQEQEKERQMRLEQQKQTIQMRAQMPAFSLPYAQLQAMPPAGGVIYQPSGPTNFPGTFSPAGSVEGSPMHTVYMNQPAQAGSGPYPSMPVAGTDPNMVSAYMYQAGAGGGQATQQGQPVPTTNPAYSSYQPTPTQGYQNVASQAPQSLPPISQPPQSSTMGYMGNQSVSMGYQPYSMQNLMTTLPGQDPAMPPQQPYLSGQQPMYQQLAPPGGPLQQQPPVPPQPPSQGQPAPGSGEAQLISFD, from the exons ATGGGGAGAGGTAGCGGCACCTTCGAGCGTCTCCTAG ACAAAGCTACCAGTCAACTCTTGCTAGAGACAGATTGGGAGTCTATCCTTCAGATCTGTGACATGATCCGTCAGGGAGATACTCA AGCAAAATATGCTGTAAGTTCCATCAAGAAAAAAGTCAATGACAAGAATCCACATGTGGCCCTTTATGCCCTAGAG GTTATGGAATCTGTTGTCAAGAACTGTGGTCAGACAGTTCATGATGAGGTTGCTAACAAGCAAACAATGGAAGAGCTGAAAGAGTTGCTCAAG AGACAAGTGGAAGTAAATGTCCGTAACAAAATCCTCTACCTGATCCAGGCGTGGGCTCATGCATTCCGAAATGAGCCCAAGTATAAGGTAGTGCAGGACACTTACCAGATCATGAAGGTGGAAG GTCATGTCTTCCCAGAATTCAAGGAGAGTGATGCCATGTTTGCTGCAGAAAGG GCTCCTGATTGGGTTGATGCTGAAGAATGTCACAGATGCAGAGTGCAATTTGGGGTGATGACACGTAAA CATCACTGCCGGGCATGTGGACAGATCTTTTGTGGGAAATGTTCCTCTAAGTGCTCCACCATTCCCAAGTTTGGCATTGAGAAGGAAGTACGTGTGTGTGAGCCCTGCTATGAACTGCTGAACAA GAAGGCCGAAGGTAAAGCTAACACTACAACAGAGCTGCCTCCGGAGTACCTGACTAGCCCTCTGTCCCAGCAGTCTCAG TTGCCTCCCAAGAGAGATGAGACAGCTCTGCAGGAGGAAGAAGAGCTGCAGCTGGCCATCGCATTGTCACAGTCAGAGGCTGAGGAAAAAGAGAGGATG AGGCAAAAGACAACATATACCATGTATCCAAAGGCAGAGCCCACCCCTGTGACCTCATCTGCACCCCCTGCTAGCACCCTGTATTCTTCTCCTGTG AATTCATCCGCCCCCTTGGCTGAGGATATTGATCCTGAG CTTGCTCGGTACCTCAACCGGAACTATTGGgagaaaaagcaagaagaagtTCAAAAGAGCCCCACACCATCAGCCCCTGCTCAGCTGGCAGATTCTGTTCCACAGCCTACAGAGGGACACACCACCCCAGTAAACATGCTAGAG ACTCCCCTCCCGGAAACAGACTCTCAGCCCATAACTCCCTCCGGTGGCCCCTTTAGTGAG CAGTACCAGAACGGGGAGTCCGAGGAAAACCATGAGCAATTCCTGAAGGCCCTACAGAATGCTGTCACCACTTTTGTTAACCGCATGAAGAGCAACCACATGAGGGGACGAAGCATCACCAATGACTCGGCTGTGCTCTCCCTCTTCCAGTCTATAAATAACATGCATCCTCAGCTGCTGGAGCTGCTCAACCAGCTGGATGAGCGAAGGT TGTATTATGAGGGACTCCAAGATAAGCTGGCCCAGATCCGAGATGCTCGGGGAGCGCTCAATGCCCTTCGAGAGGAGCACCGGGAGAAACTGCGCCGGGCAGCTGAAGAAGCAGAGCGTCAGCGTCAGATCCAGCTGGCCCAGAAGCTAGAAATCATGAGGCAGAAGAAGCAA GAATACCTGGAGATGCAAAGGCAACTGGCCATTCAGCGCCTACAGGAGCAGGAAAAGGAGCGGCAGATGCGCCTGGAACAACAGAAGCAAACAATTCAGATGCGAGCACAGATGCCAGCTTTCTCTTTGCCTTATGCCCAG cTACAGGCAATGCCCCCAGCAGGTGGAGTGATATACCAGCCTTCTGGCCCTACAAATTTCCCTGGTACTTTTAGCCCAGCAGGCTCAGTGGAGGGCTCCCCTATGCACACAGTATACATGAACCAGCCAGCACAGGCAGGCAGTGGACCCTATCCTAGCATGCCAGTGGCTGGAACAG ATCCTAATATGGTGAGCGCCTACATGTACCAAGCAGGGGCAGGTGGTGGGCAAGCAACTCAGCAAGGGCAGCCTGTGCCCACCACAAATCCAGCCTATTCTTCCTACCAGCCAACCCCCACACAAGGTTATCAG AATGTCGCTTCCCAAGCCCCACAGAGCCTTCCACCCATTTCTCAGCCTCCACAGTCCAGTACAATGGGCTATATGGGGAACCAGTCCGTTTCCATGGGATATCAGCCATACAGCATGCAG AATCTTATGACTACCCTGCCTGGCCAGGATCCAGCCATGCCACCCCAGCAACCCTACCTCTCAGGACAGCAGCCCATGTACCAACAG ttgGCACCTCCAGGAGGCCCATTGCAGCAGCAGCCACCTGTGCCTCCGCAGCCTCCATCCCAGGGCCAGCCAGCCCCAGGCAGTGGAGAGGCACAGCTCATTTCCTTTGACTGA
- the HGS gene encoding hepatocyte growth factor-regulated tyrosine kinase substrate isoform X1 — MGRGSGTFERLLDKATSQLLLETDWESILQICDMIRQGDTQAKYAVSSIKKKVNDKNPHVALYALEVMESVVKNCGQTVHDEVANKQTMEELKELLKRQVEVNVRNKILYLIQAWAHAFRNEPKYKVVQDTYQIMKVEGHVFPEFKESDAMFAAERAPDWVDAEECHRCRVQFGVMTRKHHCRACGQIFCGKCSSKCSTIPKFGIEKEVRVCEPCYELLNKKAEGKANTTTELPPEYLTSPLSQQSQLPPKRDETALQEEEELQLAIALSQSEAEEKERMRQKTTYTMYPKAEPTPVTSSAPPASTLYSSPVNSSAPLAEDIDPELARYLNRNYWEKKQEEVQKSPTPSAPAQLADSVPQPTEGHTTPVNMLETPLPETDSQPITPSGGPFSEQQYQNGESEENHEQFLKALQNAVTTFVNRMKSNHMRGRSITNDSAVLSLFQSINNMHPQLLELLNQLDERRLYYEGLQDKLAQIRDARGALNALREEHREKLRRAAEEAERQRQIQLAQKLEIMRQKKQEYLEMQRQLAIQRLQEQEKERQMRLEQQKQTIQMRAQMPAFSLPYAQLQAMPPAGGVIYQPSGPTNFPGTFSPAGSVEGSPMHTVYMNQPAQAGSGPYPSMPVAGTDPNMVSAYMYQAGAGGGQATQQGQPVPTTNPAYSSYQPTPTQGYQNVASQAPQSLPPISQPPQSSTMGYMGNQSVSMGYQPYSMQNLMTTLPGQDPAMPPQQPYLSGQQPMYQQLAPPGGPLQQQPPVPPQPPSQGQPAPGSGEAQLISFD, encoded by the exons ATGGGGAGAGGTAGCGGCACCTTCGAGCGTCTCCTAG ACAAAGCTACCAGTCAACTCTTGCTAGAGACAGATTGGGAGTCTATCCTTCAGATCTGTGACATGATCCGTCAGGGAGATACTCA AGCAAAATATGCTGTAAGTTCCATCAAGAAAAAAGTCAATGACAAGAATCCACATGTGGCCCTTTATGCCCTAGAG GTTATGGAATCTGTTGTCAAGAACTGTGGTCAGACAGTTCATGATGAGGTTGCTAACAAGCAAACAATGGAAGAGCTGAAAGAGTTGCTCAAG AGACAAGTGGAAGTAAATGTCCGTAACAAAATCCTCTACCTGATCCAGGCGTGGGCTCATGCATTCCGAAATGAGCCCAAGTATAAGGTAGTGCAGGACACTTACCAGATCATGAAGGTGGAAG GTCATGTCTTCCCAGAATTCAAGGAGAGTGATGCCATGTTTGCTGCAGAAAGG GCTCCTGATTGGGTTGATGCTGAAGAATGTCACAGATGCAGAGTGCAATTTGGGGTGATGACACGTAAA CATCACTGCCGGGCATGTGGACAGATCTTTTGTGGGAAATGTTCCTCTAAGTGCTCCACCATTCCCAAGTTTGGCATTGAGAAGGAAGTACGTGTGTGTGAGCCCTGCTATGAACTGCTGAACAA GAAGGCCGAAGGTAAAGCTAACACTACAACAGAGCTGCCTCCGGAGTACCTGACTAGCCCTCTGTCCCAGCAGTCTCAG TTGCCTCCCAAGAGAGATGAGACAGCTCTGCAGGAGGAAGAAGAGCTGCAGCTGGCCATCGCATTGTCACAGTCAGAGGCTGAGGAAAAAGAGAGGATG AGGCAAAAGACAACATATACCATGTATCCAAAGGCAGAGCCCACCCCTGTGACCTCATCTGCACCCCCTGCTAGCACCCTGTATTCTTCTCCTGTG AATTCATCCGCCCCCTTGGCTGAGGATATTGATCCTGAG CTTGCTCGGTACCTCAACCGGAACTATTGGgagaaaaagcaagaagaagtTCAAAAGAGCCCCACACCATCAGCCCCTGCTCAGCTGGCAGATTCTGTTCCACAGCCTACAGAGGGACACACCACCCCAGTAAACATGCTAGAG ACTCCCCTCCCGGAAACAGACTCTCAGCCCATAACTCCCTCCGGTGGCCCCTTTAGTGAG CAGCAGTACCAGAACGGGGAGTCCGAGGAAAACCATGAGCAATTCCTGAAGGCCCTACAGAATGCTGTCACCACTTTTGTTAACCGCATGAAGAGCAACCACATGAGGGGACGAAGCATCACCAATGACTCGGCTGTGCTCTCCCTCTTCCAGTCTATAAATAACATGCATCCTCAGCTGCTGGAGCTGCTCAACCAGCTGGATGAGCGAAGGT TGTATTATGAGGGACTCCAAGATAAGCTGGCCCAGATCCGAGATGCTCGGGGAGCGCTCAATGCCCTTCGAGAGGAGCACCGGGAGAAACTGCGCCGGGCAGCTGAAGAAGCAGAGCGTCAGCGTCAGATCCAGCTGGCCCAGAAGCTAGAAATCATGAGGCAGAAGAAGCAA GAATACCTGGAGATGCAAAGGCAACTGGCCATTCAGCGCCTACAGGAGCAGGAAAAGGAGCGGCAGATGCGCCTGGAACAACAGAAGCAAACAATTCAGATGCGAGCACAGATGCCAGCTTTCTCTTTGCCTTATGCCCAG cTACAGGCAATGCCCCCAGCAGGTGGAGTGATATACCAGCCTTCTGGCCCTACAAATTTCCCTGGTACTTTTAGCCCAGCAGGCTCAGTGGAGGGCTCCCCTATGCACACAGTATACATGAACCAGCCAGCACAGGCAGGCAGTGGACCCTATCCTAGCATGCCAGTGGCTGGAACAG ATCCTAATATGGTGAGCGCCTACATGTACCAAGCAGGGGCAGGTGGTGGGCAAGCAACTCAGCAAGGGCAGCCTGTGCCCACCACAAATCCAGCCTATTCTTCCTACCAGCCAACCCCCACACAAGGTTATCAG AATGTCGCTTCCCAAGCCCCACAGAGCCTTCCACCCATTTCTCAGCCTCCACAGTCCAGTACAATGGGCTATATGGGGAACCAGTCCGTTTCCATGGGATATCAGCCATACAGCATGCAG AATCTTATGACTACCCTGCCTGGCCAGGATCCAGCCATGCCACCCCAGCAACCCTACCTCTCAGGACAGCAGCCCATGTACCAACAG ttgGCACCTCCAGGAGGCCCATTGCAGCAGCAGCCACCTGTGCCTCCGCAGCCTCCATCCCAGGGCCAGCCAGCCCCAGGCAGTGGAGAGGCACAGCTCATTTCCTTTGACTGA
- the ARL16 gene encoding ADP-ribosylation factor-like protein 16, with amino-acid sequence MCLLLGATGVGKTLLVKRLQKLSSREGKSDLGDPPPTQPTVGTDLTDIMAQKKMTIRELGGCMGPIWSSYYGDCHSVLFMIDASDPTQLSLSCVQLLGLLSAEQLANVSVLILFNKIDMPCYMTLEEMKSLIRLPDIIACAKQCITIAEISARDGTGLAGVLRWLQDTHKAIS; translated from the exons ATGTGTCTCCTTTTGGGCGCCACGGGAGTTGGGAAGACTCTGCTGGTGAAACGGCTGCAAA AGCTGAGCTCCCGGGAGGGGAAAAGTGACCTTGGTGACCCGCCCCCCACCCAGCCCACG gtgGGCACTGATCTCACTGACATCATGGCCCAGAAAAAGATGACAATCCGGGAATTAGGGGGATGCATGGGTCCCATCTGGTCCAGTTACTATGGAGATTGCCATTCTGTCCTG TTCATGATTGATGCCTCTGACCCCACCCAGCTTTCCTTATCCTGTGTTCAGCTCTTGGGCCTCCTTTCTGCAGAACAACTAGCCAATGTATCTGTTCTGATCCTCTTCAATAAGAT TGATATGCCCTGTTACATGACTTTGGAGGAGATGAAGTCCCTAATCAGACTCCCAGATATCATTGCTTGTGCCAAGCAATGCATCACTATAGCAGAAATCAGTGCCCGGGATGGCACTGGTTTGGCAGGTGTCCTGCGCTGGCTCCAGGACACCCACAAAGCCATCAGCTGA